From the Drechmeria coniospora strain ARSEF 6962 chromosome 02, whole genome shotgun sequence genome, the window CAGCTGGCGCAGCGCGAGACGGGCAACGCGCAGTTCCAGTTCCTCATCCCCAACCACACCTTTCACAATTTTTTCCAGCACATGGTGACGCAGTACTCGAAGATCCTCAAGTACCACGAGGACCCGAGACAGAACGCCGAGCTTCTCGCCGAGGTGCAAGAGACGATGCAGAACCCGCAGCGGATCCTCGAGCGAGCGAGGCAGCGGGCCGAGTACGTCAAGTTCCAGGAGTCGGAGAAGCGAaagcaggccgaggaggaggaggagacggcggccgagtttgCGCGCATCGACTGGGGCGACTTCGTCATTGTCGAAACCATCACCTTcaccgaggcggacgagtcGGCGAATctgccaccgccgacgagcctGTCGGAGCTCCAGTACGCGTCCCTCGAGGACCGCAAGAACGTGTCCATCAGCGCCAACCTTCGCATCGAAGAGGCCATGCCCGGCGAGGACATTCCCGTCCAGGGCAGCGGcggggccgtcgtcgtcccccaCTCGCTGCCCCACGCCGTCGGACCGATGGCACCCCAAGCACCGCACGGTGCGTATcagccggcgccgagatctgcgcaggaggaggaggaggcccgacGAATTCAAGAGAGGGCCGACGCGCAGGCGCGCAtgcagcaggcgcaggccgacgctcgcgccggcgtcgcTCCCATGAAGATTCGAGAAAACTACGTGCCCCGCGCGGCGCAGCGTGCGGCCAACAAGCAGGGCACCCAGACGGCTCTCTGCCCAAACTGCGGCCAGCAGATTCCCATcaacgagctcgacgagcacaTGCGCAGTAAGTTCCCCCGCGGCGTCCCGGCGAGTGCCTTCCTCGGCTCACCCCTGTCGTTTCCCAGTCGAGCTTCTGGATCCTCGTTGGAAGGAGCAAAAGTCGCGAGCCGAGTCGCGTTACGCGCACTCGAATATTTCCCacgccgacgtggccaacAACCTGAAGCGGCTGGCGAGCCAGCGAAGCGACGTGTTCGACCCCGTCACCGGCCAGGCCATCTCCGAAGACGAGCTCGCGCGTCGCAAGAAAGCCGCCATGAACAGCTTCGACGGCAACCCCGAGGGCAAGAGCCAGGCGCACATGAGCCAGCTGCAGAACTTCAacgtcgaggagcagatACGGGCCATTCACCAGAAGTTTTCGGGCGAAAAGAAGTGAGATGGCCTCGGCAAGCTGCACCACGCGCCCCGAGCGTCGGCCATGCGCTTTGGTCCAGcgtgggggaggggggtggaGGTACGGGTGCGCTTCGCAGCCAA encodes:
- a CDS encoding Surp module family protein, which gives rise to MSMAKTTTVFACCSSFHHRTNTVNAPAARTMATPAANGVALDALENLKPPPGVVLPPHDIRNILEKTAGYVARNGAVFEGRIRDKESQNPKFSFLNSSDAYFPFYQWRLSEINAGRGTDVAAGRAGAAPQEPAKPAGPPVPPEFEYSAKMPRINQKDLDCLKLTALFTAKHGRTWMTQLAQRETGNAQFQFLIPNHTFHNFFQHMVTQYSKILKYHEDPRQNAELLAEVQETMQNPQRILERARQRAEYVKFQESEKRKQAEEEEETAAEFARIDWGDFVIVETITFTEADESANLPPPTSLSELQYASLEDRKNVSISANLRIEEAMPGEDIPVQGSGGAVVVPHSLPHAVGPMAPQAPHGAYQPAPRSAQEEEEARRIQERADAQARMQQAQADARAGVAPMKIRENYVPRAAQRAANKQGTQTALCPNCGQQIPINELDEHMRIELLDPRWKEQKSRAESRYAHSNISHADVANNLKRLASQRSDVFDPVTGQAISEDELARRKKAAMNSFDGNPEGKSQAHMSQLQNFNVEEQIRAIHQKFSGEKK